From the Lampris incognitus isolate fLamInc1 chromosome 6, fLamInc1.hap2, whole genome shotgun sequence genome, one window contains:
- the LOC130114248 gene encoding transient receptor potential cation channel subfamily M member 1-like — MMKKRRRRRRRSLSLRETDFCDFYPAFRHRQHPDGDAFQGQRAWIERTFQKRECSHIFPSRDPTRCACGQLTAQHVAVPPGAGGRPSEENQLVHIETPQEKWSVIKHTRTFPTDAYGIIEFQGGGFINKAMYIRVSHDTKPDNLLHLMVKDWQLELPTLLISVHGGLQNFDLQPKLKQVFGKGLIKAAVTTGAWIFTGGVNTGVIRHVGDALKDHSSKSRGKVCAIGIAPWGILENKEDLIGKEVTRPYQTMSNPLSKLAVLNNSHSHFILTDNGTCGKYGSEVKLRRQLEKHICLQKINTRLGQGVPLVCLIVEGGPNVISIALESLRDEPPIPVVVCDGSGRASDIISFAHKFSEDGGFVNDDVRDQLLVTIQKTFNYSKSQSQQILLMVMECMKKRELITVFRMGSEGQQDIEMAILTALLKGTNASAPDQLSLALAWNRVDIARNQIFVYGHNLPPANALANTTGPSAASNQERQKSPASAPRNKTRAKKGKGKGKAKAEPPEETDPRKLELIRWVNSLEQAMMDALVLDRVDFVKLLLENGVNIHHFLTIPRLEELYNTKLGPPNTLHVVVRDVKKGNLPPDYQITLIDIGLVLELLMGGAYRSNYTRKAFRNLYNNLYGLKRPKALKLLGMEDDEPRQKGKKKQKKKKEEEIEVDVDDPEVCRFKYPFHELMVWAVLMKRQKMALFLWQRGEEAMAKALVACKLYKAMAHESSESELVDDISQDLENNSKEFGQLAYELLDQSYKHDEQVAMKLLTYELMNWSNSTCLKLAVAAKQRDFIAHTCSQMLLTDMWMGCLRIGKNPGLKVILGIIFPPLILLLDFRIGDDASYQGAVSKDDAKEKEEDNKSSKEANADTISRKGDEEEGSANVHKIPIGKRVFEFYNAPFTKFWFNTISYLGYLMLYNYIILVKMERWPSMQEWIVIAYILTLGTEKVRQILMSEPGKLKQKINVWLEEYWNITDLAAIATFLLGLMLRLQHEPYMGYGRVIYCIDIIFWYIRVLDIFGVNKYLGPYVMMIGKMMIDMMYFVVIMLVVLMSFGVARQAILHPDEEPTWRLARNIFYMPYWMIYGEVFADSIDLYAMEINPPCGEHLYDEDGKKLPPCIPGAWLTPAIMACYLLVANILLVNLLIAVFNNTFFEVKSISNQVWKFQRYQLIMTFHDRPILPPPLIIFSHLYILFSRLFRRCSKKKQEGELDEKDRGLKLRLNPEELKNLYEFEEQCVEEYFREREDEQQSSSDERIKVTSERVENMSMRLEEVNERENTMKASLQTVDLRLAQLEEIHGRMAVALEKLAGVDRYELTRTYSRNSAVCDNSLLRQGSINSADGYSLYRFHMDMEEHAAKQKEADELATTGLERQRSMHQVSSVSALGTKEYGQTLSVGGAERMRPSSCVDILISPCEPKPLSETESSESITNKDSELSPDGGDPLKKALRKSARPTEMDRNKLRPTLSSPKRAKSLRYPVEGLNTSPITKRRTMSTSIIGPPDPQNEEPENTAPTSEKAKLQLAPSSSPKRTKSLRYFPSESQSTSPTTKKRTMSTIVFNPADKDDETLQTPNQWPADLEYKVHSSLLGQTPKVSMVKTLAQQLDLATTLTGPKQPDHQTDQTPVQNEVTQPAGEPKEGQANMQENRRPKDSTDYLTVADGNYLPSHRSQSWNASERKAKGLCVSSAPRASSSERDIVHTCKVSADKCEDEKQVTREPETRDDEAQDKKGLEEV; from the exons GGCCAGAGGGCGTGGATCGAGAGGACCTTTCAGAAGAGGGAATGCAGCCACATATTCCCCAGCAGGGACCCCACCAG GTGCGCCTGCGGTCAGCTGACGGCGCAGCACGTGGCCGTCCCCCCCGGGGCGGGCGGCAGGCCCTCCGAGGAGAACCAGCTGGTGCACATCGAGACCCCGCAGGAGAAGTGGTCCGTGATCAAGCACACCAGGACCTTCCCGACGGACGCCTACGGCATCATCGAGTTCCAGGGTGGAGGATTTATCAACAAGGCCATG TACATACGGGTGTCCCACGACACCAAGCCCGACAACCTGCTGCACCTGATGGTGAAGGACTGGCAGTTGGAGCTGCCCACCTTGCTCATCTCGGTGCACGGAGGCCTGCAGAACTTTGACCTCCAGCCCAAGCTCAAGCAGGTGTTCGGTAAAGGCCTGATCAAAGCCGCCGTCACCACCGGAGCCTGGATCTTCACCGGCGGAGTCAACACCG GTGTGATCCGGCACGTGGGGGACGCCTTAAAGGACCACTCCTCCAAGTCCCGAGGGAAGGTGTGTGCTATCGGAATTGCCCCGTGGGGGATCCTGGAAAACAAAGAGGACCTTATTGGAAAAGAA GTGACGAGGCCCTACCAGACCATGTCCAACCCGCTGAGCAAGCTGGCTGTGCTGAACAACAGCCACTCCCACTTCATCCTGACCGACAACGGCACCTGCGGGAAGTACGGCTCGGAAGTCAAGCTCCGGCGGCAGCTGGAGAAACACATCTGCCTGCAGAAGATCAACACGC GTTTGGGCCAGGGTGTCCCTCTGGTCTGTCTGATCGTGGAGGGCGGTCCCAACGTGATCTCTATCGCCCTTGAGAGCCTGCGGGACGAGCCCCCGATTCCCGTGGTGGTGTGTGACGGCAGCGGTCGAGCCTCcgacatcatttccttcgcgcaTAAGTTCTCCGAGGACGGAGG CTTTGTCAACGACGATGTCAGAGACCAGCTCTTGGTGACCATTCAGAAGACCTTCAATTACAGTAAGAGCCAGTCGCAGCAGATCCTTCTCATGGTCATGGAATGCATGAAGAAACGAGAGCTG ATAACAGTTTTCAGGATGGGCTCTGAAGGGCAGCAGGATATCGAGATGGCCATTCTCACGGCGCTGCTGAAAG GCACAAATGCCTCGGCCCCGGACCAGCTGAGTTTGGCCCTGGCCTGGAACAGGGTGGATATTGCTCGTAATCAAATCTTTGTTTATGGACACAACTTGCCA CCTGCAAACGCCCTGGCCAACACAACGGGCCCCTCCGCAGCTTCCAACCAGGAGCGGCAGAAGAGCCCCGCCAGCGCCCCGCGTAACAAAACCCGGGCGAAGAAGGGCAAGGGGAAGGGCAAGGCCAAGGCTGAACCTCCAGAGGAGACGGACCCCAGGAAGCTGGAGTTAATCCGCTGG GTGAACTCTCTGGAGCAGGCTATGATGGACGCGCTGGTGTTGGACAGAGTGGACTTTGTCAAACTCCTCCTGGAGAACGGGGTCAACATTCACCACTTCCTCACCATTCCCAGACTAGAGGAGCTGTACAACACG AAACTTGGCCCCCCTAACACGCTGCATGTTGTGGTGAGGGATGTCAAAAAG GGAAATCTTCCTCCGGATTATCAGATCACATTGATCGATATTGGTCTGGTGTTGGAGCTGCTCATGGGTGGTGCTTACAGGAGCAATTACACCAGGAAGGCCTTCCGTAACCTCTACAATAACCTATATGGACTAAAAAGG CCAAAAGCGCTGAAACTTCTGGGAATGGAG GATGACGAGCCGCGCCAGAAGGGCaagaaaaagcagaagaagaagaaagaggaggaaaTTGAAGTAGATGTGGATGACCCCGAGGTCTGTCGATTCAAATACCCCTTCCACGAGCTGATGGTGTGGGCGGTGCTCATGAAGCGGCAGAAGATGGCGCTGTTTCTATGGCAACGAGGGGAGGAAGCAATGGCTAAGGCCTTGGTGGCCTGTAAACTTTACAAAGCCATGGCCCATGAGTCTTCCGAGAGCGAACTGGTGGACGACATCTCCCAGGACCTGGAGAACAACTCCAA GGAATTTGGCCAACTGGCCTATGAGCTCTTGGACCAGTCCTACAAGCACGACGAGCAGGTGGCCATGAAACTTCTGACATATGAGCTGATGAACTGGAGCAACTCCACCTGTCTTAAACTGGCTGTGGCTGCAAAGCAAAGGGACTTCATTGCCCATACCTGCAGCCAGATGCTGCTGACTGACATGTGGATGGGCTGCCTCAGGATCGGCAAAAACCCAGGCCTCAAG GTTATTCTGGGAATTATCTTCCCTCCATTGATTCTACTGTTGGACTTCCGCATTGGAGACGACGCGTCCTATCAAGGAGCTGTGAGCAAGGATGATGCGAAGGAAAAAGAAGAGGACAACAAGTCCAGCAAG GAGGCCAACGCCGATACAATTTCCCGAAAGGGGGATGAGGAGGAAGGTAGCGCTAACGTCCACAAGATCCCCATCGGCAAGAGGGTCTTTGAATTTTACAATGCGCCTTTCACCAAGTTCTGGTTCAACACT ATTTCCTATCTGGGCTATCTGATGTTATACAACTACATCATCTTGGTAAAGATGGAGCGATGGCCATCCATGCAGGAGTGGATTGTGATTGCGTACATCCTGACGCTTGGAACGGAGAAAGTCCGACAG atTCTGATGTCAGAGCCGGGGAAGCTGAAGCAGAAGATAAATGTATGGCTGGAGGAGTACTGGAACATCACTGACCTGGCGGCTATCGCCACCTTCCTTCTCGGCCTCATGCTACGGCTGCAGCACGAGCCCTATATGGGCTACGGCAGAGTCATCTATTGCATAGACATCATCTTCTGGTACATTCGAGTACTGGACATTTTCGGAGTCAACAAATACCTGGGACCCTACGTTATGATGATAGGGAAAATG ATGATTGACATGATGTACTTTGTGGTGATCATGCTGGTGGTGCTTATGAGTTTTGGGGTGGCACGCCAGGCCATCCTGCACCCTGACGAGGAGCCCACATGGCGCCTGGCCCGAAACATCTTCTACATGCCCTACTGGATGATCTATGGAGAGGTTTTTGCGGACTCGATAGACC TATATGCAATGGAAATCAACC CTCCTTGTGGTGAGCACTTATATGATGAGGATGGGAAGAAACTGCCTCCGTGCATCCCTGGGGCTTGGCTCACACCTGCCATCATGGCCTGTTACCTGCTTGTGGCCAACATCCTGCTGGTCAACCTGCTCATTGCCGTGTTCAA CAATACCTTCTTCGAAGTCAAGTCCATTTCCAACCAAGTGTGGAAGTTCCAGAGATATCAGCTGATCATGACCTTCCACGACCGTCCCATCCTGCCTCCGCCTCTCATCATCTTCAGCCACCTCTACATCCTCTTCAGCAGGCTCTTCCGACGCTGTTCCAAGAAGAAACAGGAGGGGGAATTAGACGAGAAGGACCGCGGCCTCA AGCTGAGACTAAACCCAGAGGAGCTGAAAAATCTGTATGAGTTTGAGGAACAGTGCGTGGAGGAATATTTTCGCGAAAGGGAGGATGAGCAGCAATCCTCCAGTGATGAGCGCATCAAGGTTACCTCCGAAAG GGTTGAGAATATGTCCATGCGTCTGGAGGAGGTTAACGAGAGGGAGAACACCATGAAAGCTTCTCTGCAGACGGTGGACCTGCGTCTGGCCCAGCTGGAGGAGATTCACGGTCGAATGGCAGTTGCGCTGGAAAAGCTCGCCGGGGTGGACAGGTACGAGCTAACCCGCACCTACTCGAGGAACTCGGCTGTGTGCGACAACTCCCTTCTTCGCCAAGGCAGCATCAATAGCGCCGATGGTTATAGCCTTTACCGCTTCCACATGGACATGGAGGAACATGCGGCCAAGCAGAAGGAGGCTGATGAACTGGCCACCACTGGCCTGGAAAGACAGAGGAGCATGCACCAAGTTTCCAGCGTTTCTGCTCTTGGCACTAAAGAGTACGGTCAGACTTTGAGTGTTGGCGGTGCGGAGAGAATGCGGCCCAGCTCGTGCGTGGACATACTAATATCACCATGTGAGCCGAAGCCTTTATCTGAGACAGAAAGTAGTGAGTCGATCACAAATAAAGACTCAGAATTGTCCCCAGACGGTGGAGATCCACTGAAAAAGGCACTACGGAAATCAGCTCGACCAACAGAGATGGACAGAAATAAGCTAAGGCCGACCCTCTCCTCTCCAAAGAGGGCTAAATCTCTGAGATACCCCGTAGAGGGCCTAaacacatcccctatcacaaaaAGGAGGACTATGAGTACCTCAATTATCGGCCCACCTGATCCACAGAATGAAGAGCCGGAGAACACAGCGCCAACCTCAGAGAAGGCCAAACTACAGCtagccccctcctcctctccaaaGAGGACCAAGTCTTTAAGATACTTTCCTTCTGAAAGCCAAAGCACCTCCCCTACAACTAAGAAGAGGACTATGAGCACTATCGTCTTCAACCCAGCTGACAAGGACGATGAAACACTGCAAACACCAAATCAGTGGCCGGCCGACTTGGAATATAAGGTCCACTCCAGCCTCCTTGGACAGACGCCCAAAGTGTCTATGGTCAAGACTCTTGCCCAGCAGCTTGACCTTGCCACCACGCTTACAGGGCCTAAACAACCCGATCATCAGACTGATCAGACACCCGTACAAAATGAGGTAACTCAGCCGGCAGGGGAGCCCAAGGAAGGCCAGGCAAACATGCAGGAGAACAGAAGGCCAAAAGACAGTACAGATTACCTAACTGTGGCTGATGGAAATTATTTGCCATCTCACAGGTCACAGAGCTGGAACGCCAGCGAGAGGAAAGCGAAGGGCTTGTGTGTCAGCTCAGCGCCCAGAGCCTCTAGCAGTGAGAGAGACATCGTTCACACTTGTAAGGTCTCAGCGGATAAATGTGAGGACGAGAAACAAGTGACCAGAGAGCCGGAGACGAGAGATGACGAAGCACAGGATAAGAAAGGCCTGGAAGAAGTGTGA